In one window of Nicotiana tabacum cultivar K326 chromosome 12, ASM71507v2, whole genome shotgun sequence DNA:
- the LOC107778221 gene encoding uncharacterized protein LOC107778221, giving the protein MNHCAIQQSNFAACEEMMMRSYSSISDKKDAVVCPKPRRLGGGPMRPLRWHQQDFCDSRSGADLLDIILTKGGGGVDQPAAQVASSPPFFCGSPPSRVSNPLIQDARFGDEKVTPVSPRAIPIPSGLASSPSSSARKGGCVSRANFGHNPAVRVEGFDCLDRDRRNCSIPALA; this is encoded by the exons ATGAATCACTGTGCTATTCAACAAAGTAATTTTGCCGCTTGTGAAGAGATGATGATGCGCTCCTACTCCTCAATTTCCGATAAGAAGGACGCCGTTGTTTGCCCTAAGCCCCGCCGTCTCGGCGGCGGCCCTATGAGACCTCTCAGATGGCATCAGCAAGACTTTTGTGATTCAAGATCTGGAGCTGATTTATTGGATATCATCCTCACAAAG GGTGGTGGTGGAGTTGATCAACCAGCCGCACAAGTAGCCTCGTCGCCCCCATTTTTTTGTGGGTCACCGCCGAGCAGAGTATCTAACCCATTGATTCAAGACGCACGATTTGGGGACGAAAAGGTCACCCCAGTTTCACCACGGGCAATACCAATTCCCTCCGGATTGGCTTCGTCCCCATCGTCTTCCGCCAGGAAAGGCGGATGTGTGAGCAGGGCGAATTTTGGCCACAATCCGGCTGTGAGAGTTGAGGGTTTCGATTGCCTTGACAGGGATCGTCGTAATTGCAGTATCCCTGCTTTGGCTTAA